A window of the Salvelinus alpinus chromosome 25, SLU_Salpinus.1, whole genome shotgun sequence genome harbors these coding sequences:
- the LOC139553354 gene encoding apoptosis-stimulating of p53 protein 1-like isoform X7 has translation MKKFFSMVLHSLVSVTKDKDKDKAWLQRVRPGPQPQQLRNQGRKTPCRAAKMILTVYLSDSQQMLTEVPITPETTCKNVVEFCKEAGENGCHLAEVWKGKERVIPFDYLMYEHLQKWGSRRMEVRFYLRHEDSPSESRNQGSQLSQDQSSKGSRGSSDQPCEDRVGNPSVELSLSELQEMATRQQQQIEAQQQMLVAKEQRLRYLKQQDHTQGQTASEAEKLQRLKERVESQEAKLKKIRAMRGQVDYSKLINGNLSAEIQHVSGLFQEKQAELQSAVVKVDQLTQQLEDLRRGRLNGLQPLGGPLTGTAALELRKLYQELQVRNKLNAEQGGRLQQNKELLNKRNTEVTMMDKRIWDLRERLHKKKAEARQKENNPLNRINGPPSPQPTPSSSGRVAAVCPYIQVPIPGRQEGGYALPPDPLKPHSVPGTGPINHGRSKSANDAVWPTLSKSVSSRQPSDWRKTSPDQSLDSSKLPGGSVSKPPPIYGTYPAPTGHPSIVCSTSSLPRSAPATLAWQRSAPTPAPPGSSSQQIQQRISVPPSPTPQPGPGERPDPPLAVAVRPYVPDRSSSRPQSPRKGPATMNSSSIYHMYLQQPAAKSYPIGGRSAVKAVYGKPVLPSSTSPSPVPFQHGALSPGGGLGGGEDIVDREGDTTEGRLLPPPSVENIPRPLSPTKLTPVAHSPLRYQSDADLEVLRRRLTNAPRPLKKRSSITEPEGPTGPNIQKLLYQRFNTLAGGMEGSNNTPFYQPVFMGGVLGCPDMDNINTANGNLMETASLVVTAAEGPNSDHRLSPSSDSNENQKQRTPPPSETIPCFPTPQPSQEDNNNNNQPGPTTTSTTSTPRPISEASSPQQKDTSPWTVTPPALPKIKRTNLKKPESERTGHGLRVKFNPLALLLDASLEGEFDLVQRIIYEVENPSTANDEGITPLHNAVCAGHHHIVKFLLDFGVNVNAADSDGWTPLHCAASCNSVHLCKMLVESGAAIFATTISDVETAADKCEEMEDGYTQCSQFLYGVQEKLGVMNKGSVYGLWDYEAQSSDELSFHEGDAITTLSRRDDAETEWWWARLHDKEGYVPRNLLGLYPRIKPRQRSLA, from the exons AGAGAGTGATCCCCTTTGACTACCTGATGTATGAGCACCTGCAGAAGTGGGGTTCTAGGAGGATGGAGGTCAGGTTCTACCTGAGACACGAAGACTCCCCCTCAGAGAGCAGAAACCAGG GGAGCCAGCTCTCTCAGGACCAGTCCAGCAAAGGCAGTAGAGGGAGCTCAGACCAGCCTTGTGAGGACAGG gtggggaACCCTAGCGTGGAGCTGTCTCTGTCGGAGCTGCAGGAGATGGCCACACGTCAACAGCAACAGATCGAGGCCCAACAGCAGATGCTGGTTGCCAAG gaGCAGCGTCTGAGGTACCTGAAGCAGCAGGACCACACACAGGGCCAGACAGCGTCAGAGGCTGAGAAgctgcagaggttgaaggagCGAGTGGAGAGTCAGGAGGCCAAACTAAAGAAGATCCGCGCCATGAGGGGCCAGGTGGACTACAGCAAGCTCATCAATGGCAACCTGT CGGCTGAGATCCAGCATGTGAGTGGGCTGTTCCAGGAGAAGCAGGCAGAGCTGCAGTCAGCTGTGGTGAAGGTGGACCAGCTCACCCAGCAGCTGGAGGACCTGAGGAGGGGACGTCTCAATGGCCTGCAGCCCCTAGGAGGACCTCTCACTGGCACCGCCGCCCTGGAGCTACGCAAACTTTACCAGGAGCTACAG gTGCGTAACAAGCTGAACGCGGAGCAGGGCGGCAGGCTGCAGCAGAACAAGGAGCTGCTGAATAAGCGCAACACAGAGGTGACCATGATGGACAAGCGCATCTGGGATCTCCGCGAGCGCCTGCATAAGAAAAAAGCTGAGGCACGTCAAAAAGAGAACAACCCT CTTAACAGGATAAATGGGCCTCCCTCCCCCCAGCCCACCCCCAGCAGCTCAGGGCGCGTGGCCGCTGTGTGTCCCTATATCCAGGTCCCCATCCCAGGCAGACAGGAGGGAGGCTACGCTCTGCCCCCAGACCCCTTAAAACCACACTCTGTCCCTGGGACTGGCCCCATCAACCATGGCCGCTCTAAATCAG CCAATGATGCAGTGTGGCCCACCCTGAGTAAAAGTGTCTCCTCACGCCAACCTTCAGATTGGAGGAAAACCAGCCCAGACCAG AGCCTTGACTCCAGTAAGCTACCAGGAGGATCCGTGTCCAAACCACCACCCATCTACGGCACTTACCCTGCACCTACTGGCCACCCGTCTATAGTCTGCTCTACCAGCTCCCTGCCCAGGTCTGCCCCTGCCACCTTAGCCTGGCAGCGCTCAGCCCCAACCCCTGCACCTCCTGGTTCCTCCTCCCAGCAGATCCAGCAGCGTATCTCTGTCCCCCCCAGTCCCACACCCCAGCCGGGCCCGGGAGAGAGGCCTGACCCCCCGCTGGCTGTGGCTGTGAGGCCCTACGTCCCAGACAGGTCCTCCTCCAGGCCTCAGTCCCCCAGGAAGGGCCCAGCCACCATGAACTCCTCCTCCATCTACCACATGTACCTGCAGCAGCCTGCAGCCAAGAGCTACCCAATAGGAGGCAGATCTGCTGTCAAAGCAG TGTATGGGAAACCAGTGCTTCCCTCCAgcacctctccctcccctgtgCCCTTCCAACACGGGGCACTGTCCCCAGGAGGAGGCCTGGGTGGTGGAGAGGACATAGTGGACAGGGAAGGGGACACCACAGAGGGTAGACTCCTACCCCCTCCCAGTGTGGAGAACATCCCGCGCCCCCTGAGCCCCACCAAGCTGACCCCCGTGGCCCACTCCCCGCTGCGTTACCAGAGCGATGCCGACCTGGAGGTCCTGCGCCGGCGGTTGACCAACGCGCCGCGCCCGCTGAAGAAACGCAGCTCCATCACAGAGCCAGAGGGCCCCACCGGACCCAACATCCAGAAGCTCCTGTACCAGCGCTTCAACACCCTGGCCGGAGGCATGGAGGGCAGCAACAACACTCCGTTCTACCAGCCTGTCTTCATGGGTGGTGTCCTGGGATGTCCTGACATGGACAACATCAACACTGCTAATGGGAACCTGATGGAGACAGCCTCCCTTGTGGTCACTGCAGCAGAGGGTCCCAATTCAGACCATCGCCTGTCCCCTTCCTCTGACTCCAATGAAAATCAGAAGCAGAGGACCCCCCCACCCAGTGAGACCATTCCCTGCTTCCCCACCCCCCAGCCCAGCCaggaagacaacaacaacaacaaccagcctggtcctaccaccaccAGCACCACCTCCACTCCAAGGCCCATCTCTGAGGCCTCGTCCCCCCAGCAGAAAGACACCTCTCCCTGGACTGTCACACCCCCGGCACTGCCTAAG ATCAAGAGGACTAACCTGAAGAAGCCTGAGTCAGAGCGGACAGGCCACGGGCTGCGGGTCAAGTTCAACCCCCTGGCCCTGCTACTGGACGCCTCTCTGGAGGGAGAGTTTGACCTGGTGCAAAGGATCATCTATGAG GTTGAGAATCCCAGCACAGCCAATGACGAGGGCATCACCCCCCTGCACAACGCTGTATGTGCTGGACATCACCACATCGTCAAGTTCCTGCTCGACTTTGGGGTCAACGTCAACGCTGCTGACAGCGATGGATG GACCCCACTACACTGTGCAGCCTCCTGTAACAGTGTACATCTCTGTAAGATGCTGGTGGAGTCAGGGGCGGCCATCTTTGCCACCACCATCAGTGACGTGGAGACAGCGGCTGATAAGTGTGAGGAGATGGAGGACGGATACACACAGTGTTCCCAGTTCCTCTACG GGGTGCAGGAGAAGCTGGGTGTGATGAATAAAGGGTCAGTGTACGGGCTGTGGGACTACGAGGCCCAGAGCTCAGACGAGCTGTCCTTCCACGAGGGAGACGCCATTACCACTCTGAGCCGCAGGGACGACGCTGAGACAGAATGGTGGTGGGCCAGACTACATGACAAGGAGGGATACGTGCCACGCAACCTGCTAGGG TTGTATCCAAGGATCAAGCCTAGACAACGTTCTCTGGCATAG
- the LOC139553354 gene encoding apoptosis-stimulating of p53 protein 1-like isoform X10: MKKFFSMVLHSLVSVTKDKDKDKAWLQRVRPGPQPQQLRNQGRKTPCRAAKMILTVYLSDSQQMLTEVPITPETTCKNVVEFCKEAGENGCHLAEVWKGKERVIPFDYLMYEHLQKWGSRRMEVRFYLRHEDSPSESRNQGSQLSQDQSSKGSRGSSDQPCEDRVGNPSVELSLSELQEMATRQQQQIEAQQQMLVAKEQRLRYLKQQDHTQGQTASEAEKLQRLKERVESQEAKLKKIRAMRGQVDYSKLINGNLSAEIQHVSGLFQEKQAELQSAVVKVDQLTQQLEDLRRGRLNGLQPLGGPLTGTAALELRKLYQELQVRNKLNAEQGGRLQQNKELLNKRNTEVTMMDKRIWDLRERLHKKKAELNRINGPPSPQPTPSSSGRVAAVCPYIQVPIPGRQEGGYALPPDPLKPHSVPGTGPINHGRSKSEEEGCGVRKPSGQWKVSDLDIIVDPVELREGPRSPSGAHGANTNDAVWPTLSKSVSSRQPSDWRKTSPDQSLDSSKLPGGSVSKPPPIYGTYPAPTGHPSIVCSTSSLPRSAPATLAWQRSAPTPAPPGSSSQQIQQRISVPPSPTPQPGPGERPDPPLAVAVRPYVPDRSSSRPQSPRKGPATMNSSSIYHMYLQQPAAKSYPIGGRSAVKAVYGKPVLPSSTSPSPVPFQHGALSPGGGLGGGEDIVDREGDTTEGRLLPPPSVENIPRPLSPTKLTPVAHSPLRYQSDADLEVLRRRLTNAPRPLKKRSSITEPEGPTGPNIQKLLYQRFNTLAGGMEGSNNTPFYQPVFMGGVLGCPDMDNINTANGNLMETASLVVTAAEGPNSDHRLSPSSDSNENQKQRTPPPSETIPCFPTPQPSQEDNNNNNQPGPTTTSTTSTPRPISEASSPQQKDTSPWTVTPPALPKIKRTNLKKPESERTGHGLRVKFNPLALLLDASLEGEFDLVQRIIYEVENPSTANDEGITPLHNAVCAGHHHIVKFLLDFGVNVNAADSDGWTPLHCAASCNSVHLCKMLVESGAAIFATTISDVETAADKCEEMEDGYTQCSQFLYGVQEKLGVMNKGSVYGLWDYEAQSSDELSFHEGDAITTLSRRDDAETEWWWARLHDKEGYVPRNLLGLYPRIKPRQRSLA; the protein is encoded by the exons AGAGAGTGATCCCCTTTGACTACCTGATGTATGAGCACCTGCAGAAGTGGGGTTCTAGGAGGATGGAGGTCAGGTTCTACCTGAGACACGAAGACTCCCCCTCAGAGAGCAGAAACCAGG GGAGCCAGCTCTCTCAGGACCAGTCCAGCAAAGGCAGTAGAGGGAGCTCAGACCAGCCTTGTGAGGACAGG gtggggaACCCTAGCGTGGAGCTGTCTCTGTCGGAGCTGCAGGAGATGGCCACACGTCAACAGCAACAGATCGAGGCCCAACAGCAGATGCTGGTTGCCAAG gaGCAGCGTCTGAGGTACCTGAAGCAGCAGGACCACACACAGGGCCAGACAGCGTCAGAGGCTGAGAAgctgcagaggttgaaggagCGAGTGGAGAGTCAGGAGGCCAAACTAAAGAAGATCCGCGCCATGAGGGGCCAGGTGGACTACAGCAAGCTCATCAATGGCAACCTGT CGGCTGAGATCCAGCATGTGAGTGGGCTGTTCCAGGAGAAGCAGGCAGAGCTGCAGTCAGCTGTGGTGAAGGTGGACCAGCTCACCCAGCAGCTGGAGGACCTGAGGAGGGGACGTCTCAATGGCCTGCAGCCCCTAGGAGGACCTCTCACTGGCACCGCCGCCCTGGAGCTACGCAAACTTTACCAGGAGCTACAG gTGCGTAACAAGCTGAACGCGGAGCAGGGCGGCAGGCTGCAGCAGAACAAGGAGCTGCTGAATAAGCGCAACACAGAGGTGACCATGATGGACAAGCGCATCTGGGATCTCCGCGAGCGCCTGCATAAGAAAAAAGCTGAG CTTAACAGGATAAATGGGCCTCCCTCCCCCCAGCCCACCCCCAGCAGCTCAGGGCGCGTGGCCGCTGTGTGTCCCTATATCCAGGTCCCCATCCCAGGCAGACAGGAGGGAGGCTACGCTCTGCCCCCAGACCCCTTAAAACCACACTCTGTCCCTGGGACTGGCCCCATCAACCATGGCCGCTCTAAATCAG AGGAGGAGGGGTGCGGTGTGAGGAAGCCCTCCGGCCAATGGAAGGTCTCAGATTTAGACATCATAGTGGACCCCGTGGAGCTGAGAGAGGGGCCCCGGTCCCCCTCAGGGGCCCACGGTGCCAACA CCAATGATGCAGTGTGGCCCACCCTGAGTAAAAGTGTCTCCTCACGCCAACCTTCAGATTGGAGGAAAACCAGCCCAGACCAG AGCCTTGACTCCAGTAAGCTACCAGGAGGATCCGTGTCCAAACCACCACCCATCTACGGCACTTACCCTGCACCTACTGGCCACCCGTCTATAGTCTGCTCTACCAGCTCCCTGCCCAGGTCTGCCCCTGCCACCTTAGCCTGGCAGCGCTCAGCCCCAACCCCTGCACCTCCTGGTTCCTCCTCCCAGCAGATCCAGCAGCGTATCTCTGTCCCCCCCAGTCCCACACCCCAGCCGGGCCCGGGAGAGAGGCCTGACCCCCCGCTGGCTGTGGCTGTGAGGCCCTACGTCCCAGACAGGTCCTCCTCCAGGCCTCAGTCCCCCAGGAAGGGCCCAGCCACCATGAACTCCTCCTCCATCTACCACATGTACCTGCAGCAGCCTGCAGCCAAGAGCTACCCAATAGGAGGCAGATCTGCTGTCAAAGCAG TGTATGGGAAACCAGTGCTTCCCTCCAgcacctctccctcccctgtgCCCTTCCAACACGGGGCACTGTCCCCAGGAGGAGGCCTGGGTGGTGGAGAGGACATAGTGGACAGGGAAGGGGACACCACAGAGGGTAGACTCCTACCCCCTCCCAGTGTGGAGAACATCCCGCGCCCCCTGAGCCCCACCAAGCTGACCCCCGTGGCCCACTCCCCGCTGCGTTACCAGAGCGATGCCGACCTGGAGGTCCTGCGCCGGCGGTTGACCAACGCGCCGCGCCCGCTGAAGAAACGCAGCTCCATCACAGAGCCAGAGGGCCCCACCGGACCCAACATCCAGAAGCTCCTGTACCAGCGCTTCAACACCCTGGCCGGAGGCATGGAGGGCAGCAACAACACTCCGTTCTACCAGCCTGTCTTCATGGGTGGTGTCCTGGGATGTCCTGACATGGACAACATCAACACTGCTAATGGGAACCTGATGGAGACAGCCTCCCTTGTGGTCACTGCAGCAGAGGGTCCCAATTCAGACCATCGCCTGTCCCCTTCCTCTGACTCCAATGAAAATCAGAAGCAGAGGACCCCCCCACCCAGTGAGACCATTCCCTGCTTCCCCACCCCCCAGCCCAGCCaggaagacaacaacaacaacaaccagcctggtcctaccaccaccAGCACCACCTCCACTCCAAGGCCCATCTCTGAGGCCTCGTCCCCCCAGCAGAAAGACACCTCTCCCTGGACTGTCACACCCCCGGCACTGCCTAAG ATCAAGAGGACTAACCTGAAGAAGCCTGAGTCAGAGCGGACAGGCCACGGGCTGCGGGTCAAGTTCAACCCCCTGGCCCTGCTACTGGACGCCTCTCTGGAGGGAGAGTTTGACCTGGTGCAAAGGATCATCTATGAG GTTGAGAATCCCAGCACAGCCAATGACGAGGGCATCACCCCCCTGCACAACGCTGTATGTGCTGGACATCACCACATCGTCAAGTTCCTGCTCGACTTTGGGGTCAACGTCAACGCTGCTGACAGCGATGGATG GACCCCACTACACTGTGCAGCCTCCTGTAACAGTGTACATCTCTGTAAGATGCTGGTGGAGTCAGGGGCGGCCATCTTTGCCACCACCATCAGTGACGTGGAGACAGCGGCTGATAAGTGTGAGGAGATGGAGGACGGATACACACAGTGTTCCCAGTTCCTCTACG GGGTGCAGGAGAAGCTGGGTGTGATGAATAAAGGGTCAGTGTACGGGCTGTGGGACTACGAGGCCCAGAGCTCAGACGAGCTGTCCTTCCACGAGGGAGACGCCATTACCACTCTGAGCCGCAGGGACGACGCTGAGACAGAATGGTGGTGGGCCAGACTACATGACAAGGAGGGATACGTGCCACGCAACCTGCTAGGG TTGTATCCAAGGATCAAGCCTAGACAACGTTCTCTGGCATAG
- the LOC139553354 gene encoding apoptosis-stimulating of p53 protein 1-like isoform X6, with the protein MKKFFSMVLHSLVSVTKDKDKDKAWLQRVRPGPQPQQLRNQGRKTPCRAAKMILTVYLSDSQQMLTEVPITPETTCKNVVEFCKEAGENGCHLAEVWKGKERVIPFDYLMYEHLQKWGSRRMEVRFYLRHEDSPSESRNQGSQLSQDQSSKGSRGSSDQPCEDRVGNPSVELSLSELQEMATRQQQQIEAQQQMLVAKEQRLRYLKQQDHTQGQTASEAEKLQRLKERVESQEAKLKKIRAMRGQVDYSKLINGNLSAEIQHVSGLFQEKQAELQSAVVKVDQLTQQLEDLRRGRLNGLQPLGGPLTGTAALELRKLYQELQVRNKLNAEQGGRLQQNKELLNKRNTEVTMMDKRIWDLRERLHKKKAEARQKENNPLNRINGPPSPQPTPSSSGRVAAVCPYIQVPIPGRQEGGYALPPDPLKPHSVPGTGPINHGRSKSANDAVWPTLSKSVSSRQPSDWRKTSPDQSLDSSKLPGGSVSKPPPIYGTYPAPTGHPSIVCSTSSLPRSAPATLAWQRSAPTPAPPGSSSQQIQQRISVPPSPTPQPGPGERPDPPLAVAVRPYVPDRSSSRPQSPRKGPATMNSSSIYHMYLQQPAAKSYPIGGRSAVKAVYGKPVLPSSTSPSPVPFQHGALSPGGGLGGGEDIVDREGDTTEGRLLPPPSVENIPRPLSPTKLTPVAHSPLRYQSDADLEVLRRRLTNAPRPLKKRSSITEPEGPTGPNIQKLLYQRFNTLAGGMEGSNNTPFYQPVFMGGVLGCPDMDNINTANGNLMETASLVVTAAEGPNSDHRLSPSSDSNENQKQRTPPPSETIPCFPTPQPSQEDNNNNNQPGPTTTSTTSTPRPISEASSPQQKDTSPWTVTPPALPKQIKRTNLKKPESERTGHGLRVKFNPLALLLDASLEGEFDLVQRIIYEVENPSTANDEGITPLHNAVCAGHHHIVKFLLDFGVNVNAADSDGWTPLHCAASCNSVHLCKMLVESGAAIFATTISDVETAADKCEEMEDGYTQCSQFLYGVQEKLGVMNKGSVYGLWDYEAQSSDELSFHEGDAITTLSRRDDAETEWWWARLHDKEGYVPRNLLGLYPRIKPRQRSLA; encoded by the exons AGAGAGTGATCCCCTTTGACTACCTGATGTATGAGCACCTGCAGAAGTGGGGTTCTAGGAGGATGGAGGTCAGGTTCTACCTGAGACACGAAGACTCCCCCTCAGAGAGCAGAAACCAGG GGAGCCAGCTCTCTCAGGACCAGTCCAGCAAAGGCAGTAGAGGGAGCTCAGACCAGCCTTGTGAGGACAGG gtggggaACCCTAGCGTGGAGCTGTCTCTGTCGGAGCTGCAGGAGATGGCCACACGTCAACAGCAACAGATCGAGGCCCAACAGCAGATGCTGGTTGCCAAG gaGCAGCGTCTGAGGTACCTGAAGCAGCAGGACCACACACAGGGCCAGACAGCGTCAGAGGCTGAGAAgctgcagaggttgaaggagCGAGTGGAGAGTCAGGAGGCCAAACTAAAGAAGATCCGCGCCATGAGGGGCCAGGTGGACTACAGCAAGCTCATCAATGGCAACCTGT CGGCTGAGATCCAGCATGTGAGTGGGCTGTTCCAGGAGAAGCAGGCAGAGCTGCAGTCAGCTGTGGTGAAGGTGGACCAGCTCACCCAGCAGCTGGAGGACCTGAGGAGGGGACGTCTCAATGGCCTGCAGCCCCTAGGAGGACCTCTCACTGGCACCGCCGCCCTGGAGCTACGCAAACTTTACCAGGAGCTACAG gTGCGTAACAAGCTGAACGCGGAGCAGGGCGGCAGGCTGCAGCAGAACAAGGAGCTGCTGAATAAGCGCAACACAGAGGTGACCATGATGGACAAGCGCATCTGGGATCTCCGCGAGCGCCTGCATAAGAAAAAAGCTGAGGCACGTCAAAAAGAGAACAACCCT CTTAACAGGATAAATGGGCCTCCCTCCCCCCAGCCCACCCCCAGCAGCTCAGGGCGCGTGGCCGCTGTGTGTCCCTATATCCAGGTCCCCATCCCAGGCAGACAGGAGGGAGGCTACGCTCTGCCCCCAGACCCCTTAAAACCACACTCTGTCCCTGGGACTGGCCCCATCAACCATGGCCGCTCTAAATCAG CCAATGATGCAGTGTGGCCCACCCTGAGTAAAAGTGTCTCCTCACGCCAACCTTCAGATTGGAGGAAAACCAGCCCAGACCAG AGCCTTGACTCCAGTAAGCTACCAGGAGGATCCGTGTCCAAACCACCACCCATCTACGGCACTTACCCTGCACCTACTGGCCACCCGTCTATAGTCTGCTCTACCAGCTCCCTGCCCAGGTCTGCCCCTGCCACCTTAGCCTGGCAGCGCTCAGCCCCAACCCCTGCACCTCCTGGTTCCTCCTCCCAGCAGATCCAGCAGCGTATCTCTGTCCCCCCCAGTCCCACACCCCAGCCGGGCCCGGGAGAGAGGCCTGACCCCCCGCTGGCTGTGGCTGTGAGGCCCTACGTCCCAGACAGGTCCTCCTCCAGGCCTCAGTCCCCCAGGAAGGGCCCAGCCACCATGAACTCCTCCTCCATCTACCACATGTACCTGCAGCAGCCTGCAGCCAAGAGCTACCCAATAGGAGGCAGATCTGCTGTCAAAGCAG TGTATGGGAAACCAGTGCTTCCCTCCAgcacctctccctcccctgtgCCCTTCCAACACGGGGCACTGTCCCCAGGAGGAGGCCTGGGTGGTGGAGAGGACATAGTGGACAGGGAAGGGGACACCACAGAGGGTAGACTCCTACCCCCTCCCAGTGTGGAGAACATCCCGCGCCCCCTGAGCCCCACCAAGCTGACCCCCGTGGCCCACTCCCCGCTGCGTTACCAGAGCGATGCCGACCTGGAGGTCCTGCGCCGGCGGTTGACCAACGCGCCGCGCCCGCTGAAGAAACGCAGCTCCATCACAGAGCCAGAGGGCCCCACCGGACCCAACATCCAGAAGCTCCTGTACCAGCGCTTCAACACCCTGGCCGGAGGCATGGAGGGCAGCAACAACACTCCGTTCTACCAGCCTGTCTTCATGGGTGGTGTCCTGGGATGTCCTGACATGGACAACATCAACACTGCTAATGGGAACCTGATGGAGACAGCCTCCCTTGTGGTCACTGCAGCAGAGGGTCCCAATTCAGACCATCGCCTGTCCCCTTCCTCTGACTCCAATGAAAATCAGAAGCAGAGGACCCCCCCACCCAGTGAGACCATTCCCTGCTTCCCCACCCCCCAGCCCAGCCaggaagacaacaacaacaacaaccagcctggtcctaccaccaccAGCACCACCTCCACTCCAAGGCCCATCTCTGAGGCCTCGTCCCCCCAGCAGAAAGACACCTCTCCCTGGACTGTCACACCCCCGGCACTGCCTAAG CAGATCAAGAGGACTAACCTGAAGAAGCCTGAGTCAGAGCGGACAGGCCACGGGCTGCGGGTCAAGTTCAACCCCCTGGCCCTGCTACTGGACGCCTCTCTGGAGGGAGAGTTTGACCTGGTGCAAAGGATCATCTATGAG GTTGAGAATCCCAGCACAGCCAATGACGAGGGCATCACCCCCCTGCACAACGCTGTATGTGCTGGACATCACCACATCGTCAAGTTCCTGCTCGACTTTGGGGTCAACGTCAACGCTGCTGACAGCGATGGATG GACCCCACTACACTGTGCAGCCTCCTGTAACAGTGTACATCTCTGTAAGATGCTGGTGGAGTCAGGGGCGGCCATCTTTGCCACCACCATCAGTGACGTGGAGACAGCGGCTGATAAGTGTGAGGAGATGGAGGACGGATACACACAGTGTTCCCAGTTCCTCTACG GGGTGCAGGAGAAGCTGGGTGTGATGAATAAAGGGTCAGTGTACGGGCTGTGGGACTACGAGGCCCAGAGCTCAGACGAGCTGTCCTTCCACGAGGGAGACGCCATTACCACTCTGAGCCGCAGGGACGACGCTGAGACAGAATGGTGGTGGGCCAGACTACATGACAAGGAGGGATACGTGCCACGCAACCTGCTAGGG TTGTATCCAAGGATCAAGCCTAGACAACGTTCTCTGGCATAG